From one Pecten maximus chromosome 8, xPecMax1.1, whole genome shotgun sequence genomic stretch:
- the LOC117332651 gene encoding protein ZINC INDUCED FACILITATOR-LIKE 1-like, which translates to MEQKSEPAKNGVHSNLDANNDDSNQGDNLDVLSRRKSSIWMTIKDKIRVGDKNATPLNWKYVFLVFISLFCSAVSLTFLFPFLPEMVVGFGYAEEDKGYYAGLVASAVFAGRAVGSYFWGWLSDRYGRRPVMMITIFGNGFFSLVFGFTYNLPMAIISRFLTGLSNGTVGTAKTMLYEICDNTNQALGMSIISVAWGAGIVLGPTLGGLLASPVKRYPQSFSANGVFAKFPYLLPSMIIFIICVLVVILDFFLLPETLNSKKNINVKNVEGEEEALTAITNDLAKSQQDEEYLQPRIALSVEDLHCESEAATYLFQKEAQTGHHGILREELRQMLSHDHRKKSLSLCHIPGDTTRKNDNFVIDVAQISKSSHELNISKSENAPVKSNTRHLSEGVEESCNGEILVEGSKKEQPSGCWNAVKNTNIVTLFRMGDVRQAVMVYTIFSFGMIGFEEIFTVWASTEHRFDGLNYAPDKIGAVIGISSVPLLVFNLFLFPYMAHTFGLKKTFGGCTLVLMFAITVMPMLHLIQNQDTLLMVLVILVLLPQKLITACCFSASSLFVNNSAPPNRAGAVNGIAMTMTAIARSLAPAVGGSIFAWSIGYGAEKLGPPFDVNLSFFFFGFVLWTMAVYSIFISDKLNLQKK; encoded by the exons CATTCCAATTTGGATGCCAACAATGATGATAGTAACCAAGGAGACAACTTAGATGTTTTGTCGCGGAGAAAATCTTCAATATGGATGACGATAAAGGACAAGATTCGTGTAGGAGATAAAAACGCAACTCCACTGAATTGGAAATATGTTTTCTTGGTATTCATTTCATTA tttTGCAGTGCTGTCTCTCTCACTTTCCTGTTTCCATTCCTGCCAGAAATGGTCGTG GGGTTTGGTTATGCAGAGGAGGACAAGGGCTACTATGCTGGTCTGGTGGCATCTGCAGTATTTGCTGGGAGGGCTGTGGGGAG CTATTTTTGGGGCTGGTTATCGGACAGATATGGACGACGTCCTGTAATGATGATCACCATATTCGGAAATGGATTTTTCTCGCTCGTGTTTGGATTTACCTACAATCTTCCTATGGCTATCATTTCGCGTTTCCTCACAGGACTTTCAAATG gtACTGTTGGGACAGCAAAGACTATGCTGTATGAGATCTGTGACAACACCAACCAGGCCTTGGGGATGTCAATAATATCTGTGGCGTGGGGGGCAGGGATCGTCCTAGGTCCTACGTTAGGGG GACTCCTTGCCTCTCCAGTGAAGCGTTACCCACAATCCTTCTCGGCCAATGGTGTGTTTGCGAAATTCCCATATCTCCTACCCAGCATGATCATCTTTATAATTTGCGTGTTggtggtcatcttggatttcttcCTTCTCCCGGAGACTCTTAATTCCAA aaaaaatataaatgttaagaATGTAGAAGGTGAAGAAGAAGCTCTGACGGCGATCACTAACGACTTGGCTAAATCACAACAGGACGAGGAATATTTGCAGCCGAGAATAGCATTATCAGTAGAGGACTTACACTGTGAATCTGAAGCTGCGACctatttatttcaaaaagaGGCTCAGACAGGACACCATGGAATTCTTCGAGAGGAATTGCGACAAATGTTATCGCACGATCACAGGAAAAAGAGCCTTTCTTTGTGTCATATACCCGGAGACACAACgagaaaaaatgataattttgtaATTGATGTGGCACAGATTTCAAAATCAAGCCATGAATTGAACATATCCAAGAGTGAAAATGCTCCTGTTAAAAGTAATACTAGGCATTTGTCTGAGGGTGTGGAGGAATCTTGTAATGGTGAGATACTAGTTGAAGGGAGTAAAAAGGAACAGCCTTCGGGATGTTGGAATGCtgtaaaaaacacaaacatagtGACACTTTTCAG AATGGGGGATGTCCGCCAGGCTGTCATGGTCTACACAATTTTCTCATTCGGCATGATCGGGTTTGAGGAAATCTTCACTGTTTGGGCTTCCACAGAACATAGATTTG aCGGGTTAAACTACGCTCCGGATAAGATCGGAGCCGTGATTGGGATATCATCTGTTCCACTATTAGTGTTCAACCTTTTCCTTTTCCCGTACATGGCCCACACGTTTGGCCTCAAGAAA ACATTTGGTGGTTGTACCTTGGTATTGATGTTCGCCATAACTGTGATGCCTATGTTACATCTGATACAAAACCA GGACACACTTTTGATGGTGTTGGTCATTTTGGTCTTGCTCCCACAGAAGCTTATCACAGCATGTTGCTTTAGTGCCTCTTCCTTATTTGTCAACAATTCTGCTCCACCCAATCGAGCCGGAGCTGTGAACGGCATCGCCATGACTATGACAGCAATCGCCAG GTCATTGGCTCCAGCAGTAGGGGGAAGCATCTTTGCCTGGTCCATTGGATATGGTGCTGAGAAACTGGGGCCGCCTTTCGATGTCAACCTCTCCTTCTTTTTCTTTGGCTTCGTCCTCTGGACAATGGCTGTGTACAGCATCTTTATAAGTGACAAGTTGAATttgcagaaaaaataa